In Rhizoctonia solani chromosome 7, complete sequence, one DNA window encodes the following:
- a CDS encoding E3 ubiquitin-protein ligase HUWE1: MKIQKQSKKVGQPHPEVAALISTLITTPQSELAKFIEDIPLWTWPRSDLNSWTKVLNRFDAIFNDLIDKYDLNKLQLKIFDEADKKLLLELLRFERMLLENSTNRKLFASYDRLNALLATSDLDVLVAVLQLLLRPSQQYSSQPPTPHSLNISAPRLQALAMRWPGLREAGIELHELLDKPAQPVSAVAKVKAPETSIRFGFGTGSSGFATPTQVATGASTPRAGLSSSGLVPSSGDVTFQFYRKTVSATQAQEPKAESSEVEQTPTRASGSRPASSSNPFSPSKDASTSTPQTGMTVVRLTDLQNPTKDYMQIVAEAIQKYDIPDEEVFELMCRVRIARVLGPGQEHAREKLACVRLLAIAIFAHTQSETLAQQQLFLYEPDLTHHLAELIHHDRNVPVSVQVAAVNALDGIARYRHRSTEVLAAVNANVSHGILMGSLRKAVDEIAKPNSPMPNEFPEALLGFITYLASQSAGESSAERMTVVSKAMPLIDNLLYGFPTAFQLFVNAHGVEAMVDRILHEVTTSIESYGALAKASPPNGGSSSLLPFVKSSLLKHIIRSMHRMMQSSGTAEGLRTLIDSSLVKSIKLIMENKILFGPPIYSIAINIMAMFVHNEPTSLAILQEAHVPDVFYGAIESGIEPAIEAITSVPNAIGALCLNQTGLNQFNEHKAVMPTFFSMFTSEPHIKVLLEKDNANAIGGAIDELIRHHPSLKDAVFESVIGTLQKIESLGNSFQIPKDQENIYRMISTTSLQSTGTIQEPPVASSSTWLPTGQESALPSGAVTPAAAPEAEEAESIKPERTENVIASFIDILCRASSVFFLDGMFQHIPHCQEFVDSTDGLDRLGHLYTLPCLPLGYGSSLAADSMVQLLRSMTEVSATKTLESLTKQVQQSLEETKAFWEEPSDKSRLAQLMERAVHGNVDEANAEYRKLFTLHLRVNLLADIYTTVGYSHSRGGPPLIQTLTGPDSGEILPKLGALHRAFVWEHAALKSALAAQGVKSQNSSVTESEELLSLNRPQDGTPYHDASANDASNASGSGGVRSLKTANEQNSHLMRHLAEMLPSALAPFFHAVVKVLAPSRRISDPDYRKQGFNAALVVANILKEHLTWRPSPDLHATYAYATVMLNLLQILIFDERQSAAVQTILLVAFFRVDGQERVVELVNNCLNAADRIFAIPEQDQTPEQKSELIYVLGCIKIALGLLHPLVSSSPMLESPQTAQLTTHGKDESDEDYFEPHVFLIRSRATFIPIATRLWNSPWLPKTIPDLIKGVVNTVLEIMKGDREDAPPDTTSSNAFTEFLRSRAFMQPPAPRPVDETRLQTLMDMGFSREAATRALIIGGNNTTRATDYLLTHGESVEGEGTSNEPTIPPPAEASSMQTDDPEVDSPDPASEENKSDKGKETAHDTKVVARDWAKELQEARQALRPDIGPRLLALADKDPQLVFDLKSAFIGSSNSYQASCLDSLFESLGTLTPKDSAFATRCRLLAVVLNTAGADDYVPSSEKVRGLTEYLLSIFVKPLDGPADWLAGYLLVIEVLLVISDEIAPVQLPKDDEPVPMVAFRTHDISATRRTAFKLCLEILPLPALTSDDLLAVFRLLIILTRDHSLADEFLSSGGLQHLLSVFNDPSKEISNGQIHSLIILRHIIESPQVLKQIMASEVKKAFPSNRNRPIEVAAFVNTCRGTALRDPEAFIETAKQYCEMTTPTRPGSSQNYVALTAAASGGTDQSPPESSSGPKTGQDLDERLIQYLVNELHRAGRVALEALAEDATPSSITKPSQPDASVTADEARATTPTPGTAPTQTTEPATTVPHSDYLYACFLLQCLAELLLSYPSCKLAFIAAGKKKMSTPSRDGSKSKSTILSFLLSDLLSFGKIYGQPSEKAKRRIVMSRCAMEVVLALCTSPMSQQAPTDLKDLPSDIVHIRKTVLETLGKAIKDTSNVGSIEARYGRLISHAELCSLLLTPQPTISSKPVQDDVTIHLAKIMLEKNFVGTLTSVLGELDLNYPNVKSLISAILRPLEYLSKVAIKMGRSDKSKTSLAVDEESETSSSMSVDDDEEEESEVEAANDLYRNSALGMFSGEMEEQYPQDEEMDDSEEEGEEVEMEFGDEDTGTDLSDQTSDDEEDDINAEGELAIAEGDEWEDEDEEMTDPDEDEEEDTDEESEDEAGLTWDGGVTAAEAIGEPGPDGELEREMDDMAAVDLQAALEEDGDDAEPTSDDEENALEQVDTIPVGDEDMALDWDGQQPGMQILNGRGFFMSTDDGHRSRLIDDGETLFGRSRGVAAAPSLSVSSHPLLENPESIRANNQATSRSSRRSARSGPPAVRGAFNEMLQVIDNMIGGEGAQLMQHLLSQHPVPPGSTLDITTNPSGGGTAIMASLTTQPHRHSSSRHERHANEPREVPEFLPMATAHRWQDETNITHHRFTNERLRKISDHLILALLPAFREKVRKEKEAEKERAEIAEREREEAERIAKEEAEKAKQVIPEPATAPAPEESAPAPTTEPVAQTPQAEDIVMEESSTESKPADTTGTPAPEASSAQMDVDAQPSGSGSGGEPPATTNSEAPPEPPAEPQRVIVHIHGNEVDITDTGIDPTFLEALPDDMREEVSTSIAEFLDALPPDIRAEILMQESAEQARMERARARAAEQTAAGGPSDIDPASFLASLDPQLRQAVLLEQDDGFLQTLPSAMIAEATSMREVFSGRRYTGGASRGTTSGTRHEPPAPRKPAAPRDSIQLLDKNGISALVRLLFFPQFPPRKSNLHKILVNLCENSKTREDLFVLLLGILQDGTADVATVDQSFSQMSVAKASTSPTKSIKSTSVSQEPNPLFAHLNGENIPNLVAQRCLDTLGLIVQANERSPLYFLTEHELPAGMKRVPSSRKGKGKEKHAPQTHFPVVQLLGLLDRPNILNSPAMLDSIASLLASITKPLSSLKTAPQTQTQATESVSAPTPAPTAENAPTDLSSAPTTGSTDNKPSDQTATKEPSEETPESILRTHPPQIPHHNFRLIVNILTAGEVSGKTFTNTLGQIQHVSALSGARDVIASELKSKAQEFGMILYNDLDDLAKALEEAEASKDVRGPAIAKFSSASSDQAKLLRILKMIDLMYAPKEGQDNEPSSADEEKVAAIYEDFRFQGLWRRLGDCLAVVEQKPDLEHIATVLLPLIEALMVVCKHVKPQSTGGRSHSQSLSQSQRALMSPLSPSTPRVSASDLFVEFTDAHRKVLNLMVETIRRSWVLRKRSRDAPHGTLQLNLRRPHVFEDSFQNLQRKTGEQIKYGKLSVRFYNEEGVDAGGVTREWFQILARQMFNPDYALFQPCAADKLTFQPNRASMVNPEHLSFFKFVGRVIGKAIYDGRLMDAHFARSLYRQILGKPVDYRDVEWVDPDYYKSLIWILENDPTVLETTFTVEAEEFGVHKVVPLKENGDKTVVTEENKKEFVQLSAQYRLYTSIKDQIEALLAGFYDIIPKELISIFNEQELELLISGTPDIDIDEWRAATDYNGYSPSDPAIVWWWRALKSFDREERAKVLSFATGTSRVPLEGFKDLQGVQGTQRFSIHRAYGESDRLPQAHTCFNQIDLPQYSSYEKLRTQLLLAINEGGEGFGFA; encoded by the exons ATGAAGATACAAAAACAATCTAAGAAAGTCGGGCAGCCG CATCCCGAAGTGGCAGCCCTTATATCGACACTTATCACTACGCCTCAAAGTGAGCTCGCCAAGTTCATAGAAGACATTCCTCTGTGGACCTGGCCGCGCTCCGATCTTAACTCATGGACCAAAGTCCTCAACCGATTCGATGCTATCTTCAACGATTTAATCGACAAATATGACCTCAATAAATTACAACTGAAAATTTTCGACGAGGCTGACAAGAAGCTACTGCTCGAGCTGCTCAGGTTCGAGCGAATGCTGTTAGAGAACTCGACGAACCGGAAGCTCTTTGCATCCTACGAT CGGTTGAATGCACTTCTCGCGACTTCAGACTTGGATGTTTTGGTCGCTGTCCTACAACTCCTACTGCGTCCATCGCAGCAATATTCTTCACAACCGCCAACTCCTCATTCACTCAACATCTCGGCTCCAAGGCTGCAAGCACTTGCTATGCGATGGCCCGGCCTACGAGAGGCAGGAATAGAGTTACACGAGCTTTTGGATAAACCGGCTCAACCTGTATCAGCCGTAGCGAAGGTGAAGGCTCCTGAGACTAGTATTCGCTTTGGGTTCGGTACTGGTTCAAGCGGTTTTGCAACACCCACCCAAGTAGCTACCGGTGCTTCCACTCCTCGAGCGGGACTATCCTCTTCCGGACTTGTCCCGAGTTCGGGCGACGTCACTTTTCAATTTTATCGCAAGACCGTTTCGGCAACCCAAGCACAGGAGCCCAAGGCCGAGTCATCTGAGGTAGAGCAAACGCCTACTCGGGCATCGGGCTCACGCCCTGCTTCATCTTCAAATCCATTTTCGCCATCCAAGGATGCATCCACAAGTACTCCTCAGACGGGAATGACCGTTGTCCGGTTGACGGATCTACAGAACCCAACTAAAGACTACATGCAAATCGTGGCCGAGGCTATTCAAAAATACGACATTCCCGATGAGGAAGTTTTCGAATTGATGTGCCGCGTCCGCATTGCACGCGTTTTGGGGCCCGGCCAAGAGCATGCACGCGAAAAGCTCGCATGCGTCCGAttacttgccattgccatcTTTG CACACACCCAATCAGAGACACTGGCGCAACAGCAGCTTTTCTTGTATGAACCCGACCTTACACATCACCTCGCTGAGTTGATCCACCACGATCGCAATGTTCCGGTATCGGTTCAGGTTGCGGCTGTCAATGCGCTTGATGGAATAGCACGTTATCGCCATCGCTCAACCGAAGTGTTGGCCGCTGTAAATGCCAATGTGAGCCACGGCATTCTCATGGGTTCCTTGCGCAAGGCGGTCGATGAGATCGCAAAGCCGAATT CTCCTATGCCAAATGAGTTCCCAGAGGCCTTACTCGGTTTCATCACATATCTTGCTTCTCAGTCTGCAGGAG AATCGTCAGCAGAACGTATGACAGTGGTCTCGAAAGCCATGCCATTGATCGACAATTTGCTTTACGGTTTCCCTACTGCTTTCCAGCTGTTCGTGAATGCGCACGGTGTTGAAGCAATGGTTGATCGTATCTTGCATGAGGTCACAACTAGTATCGAATCGTATGGCGCTCTTGCAAAAGCGTCACCACCCAACGGCGGATCATCAA GCCTGCTTCCTTTCGTAAAATCTTCCCTCCTGAAACATATTATTCGCTCTATGCATCGGATGATGCAATCATCAGGGACAGCCGAGGGGCTACGGACCTTGATTGATTCTTCCCTGGTCAAGTCAATCAAGTTGATCATGGAGAACAAGATCTTATTCGGCCCACCGATCTATTCCATTG CCATCAACATCATGGCCATGTTTGTGCACAACGAGCCAACGTCGCTCGCAATCCTGCAAGAAGCTCATGTACCAGATGTCTTTTATGGCGCGATTGAAAGTGGCATCGAGCCTGCGATTGAAGCTATCACTTCTGTGCCAAATGCTATCGGTGCACTTTGTCTGAATCAGACCGGACTGAACCAGTTTAACGAGCACAAGGCAGTTATGCCCACCTTCTTCTCGATGTTCACTAGCGAGCCTCATATCAAGGTTCTGCTCGAGAAGGACAACGCGAATGCTATTGGTGGTGCGATTGACGAGCTCATACGGCACCATCCCTCGTTGAAAGATGCTGTATTCGAAAGCGTTATTGGTACTCTGCAAAAAATTGAGTCTTTGGGAAACAGCTTCCAGATCCCCAAAGATCAGGAGAATATCTATAGAATGATAAGCACTACATCTCTCCAGTCTACGGGAACAATCCAAGAGCCTCCTGTTGCATCTTCCTCGACTTGGTTGCCCACCGGTCAAGAATCTGCCCTTCCTTCTGGAGCTGTTACGCCCGCTGCTGCGCCGGAGGCTGAAGAGGCCGAATCCATCAAGCCCGAACGAACGGAGAATGTCATTGCCTCCTTTATCGATATCTTGTGTCGGGCAAGTAGTGTGTTT TTCTTGGATGGGATGTTCCAGCATATACCTCATTGCCAGGAGTTCGTCGACAGCACCGACGGTTTGGATCGGCTTGGCCACCTGTACACACTTCCCTGTCTGCCCCTGGGCTATGGCTCTTCATTGGCGGCCGATTCAATGGTTCAGTTGCTGCGCTCGATGACCGAGGTGTCAGCTACGAAAACCCTGGAATCGCTCACCAAGCAAGTCCAGCAATCTCTGGAGGAAACAAAAGCATTCTGGGAAGAGCCTTCCGACAAGTCTAGGTTGGCGCAATTGATGGAACGAGCAG TCCATGGCAATGTCGACGAGGCTAATGCCGAATATCGCAAATTATTTACTCTCCATCTTCGGGTCAACCTACTCGCTGACATTTATACAACTGTGGGATATTCTCATAGCCGTGGAGGACCCCCTCTTATCCAAACCTTGACGGGACCCGATTCTGGAGAAATTCTTCCCAAACTTGGCGCTCTTCATCGAGCCTTTGTTTGGGAGCACGCTGCGCTCAAATCAGCATTAGCTGCGCAAGGTGTCAAGAGCCAGAACAGCTCGGTTACAGAGAGCGAAGAGCTTTTGTCTCTGAATCGCCCTCAGGACGGCACCCCTTACCATGATGCTAGTGCAAACGATGCTTCCAATGCTTCCGGTAGCGGTGGTGTTAGATCTCTTAAAACAGCTAACGAGCAGAATAGCCATCTCATGCGTCATTTGGCCGAAATGCTTCCGAGTGCATTAGCACCGTTTTTCCATG CTGTTGTCAAGGTTCTCGCTCCAAGTAGACGAATCTCAGATCCCGATTATCGCAAGCAAGGATTTAACGCTGCTCTCGTGGTGGCTAATATATTGAAAGAGCATCTTACCTGGCGGCCTTCTC CCGATCTCCATGCAACCTATGCCTATGCAACCGTTATGCTAAATCTTCTCCAAATATTGATTTTCGATG AGCGCCAATCAGCTGCTGTTcaaaccatccttcttgTTGCCTTTTTTCGCGTCGACGGCCAAGAGCGTGTAGTCGAGCTTGTCAATAACTGCCTGAATGCGGCTGATCGTATTTTTGCCATCCCCGAACAAGACCAGACGCCCGAGCAAAAAAGCGAGTTGATTTACGTTCTTGGCTGTATCAAGATTGCACTTGGTTTGCTTCACCCCCTTGTGTCGTCTTCGCCGATGCTTGAATCCCCTCAAACGGCGCAACTAACCACTCACGGCAAGGACGAAAGCGATGAGGATTATTTTGAGCCGCACGTGTTTTTGATTAGATCTCGAGCTACGTTTATCCCCATCGCGACTAGACTCTGGAATTCCCCTTGGTTGCCCAAAACTATCCCCGACCTGATCAAAGGAGTAGTGAACACTGTTCTCGAAATCATGAAGGGTGACAGGGAAGATGCTCCACCTGACACGACTTCATCCAACGCTTTTACTGAGTTCCTGCGCTCGCGCGCATTTATGCAACCACCGGCACCCCGGCCTGTGGACGAAACCCGGCTGCAGACATTGATGGACATGGGTTTTTCTCGCGAAGCAGCAACTCGTGCGCTCATTATTGGAGGGAACAATACCACCCGTGCTACAGATTATCTTCTAACCCATGGCGAGAGTGTAGAGGGCGAAGGAACTTCCAACGAGCCAACGATCCCGCCTCCAGCGGAAGCCTCCTCGATGCAAACCGACGATCCAGAGGTGGATTCCCCTGACCCAGCTTCCGAAGAGAACAAGTCGGATAAAGGAAAGGAAACGGCCCATGATACCAAGGTGGTTGCCCGCGATTGGGCCAAGGAACTTCAGGAAGCTCGCCAAGCTCTCCGACCCGATATTGGACCCCGTTTGCTAGCCCTCGCTGATAAGGATCCGCAGTTAGTTTTCGACCTTAAATCTGCCTTTATTGGATCAAGCAACTCCTATCAAGCTAGCTGCCTGGACTCTTTATTCGAAAGTCTCGGTACTCTGACTCCGAAGGATTCCGCTTTTGCGACTCGCTGTCGCCTCCTTGCGGTGGTACTCAACACTGCCGGTGCCGACGACTATGTTCCCTCAAGCGAGAAAGTCCGTGGACTGACCGAATACCTGTTATCTATTTTTGTCAAACCATTGGATGGCCCGGCTGATTGGTTAGCGGGATATCTCCTTGTAATCGAAGTGCTCCTTGTAATCTCTGACGAGATCGCTCCGGTTCAACTACCCAAGGACGATGAGCCTGTCCCAATGGTTGCTTTCAGGACACACGATATCTCAGCTACGCGCAGGACGGCTTTCAAATTATGCCTCGAAATACTGCCTCTCCCCGCGTTAACGAGTGACGATCTTTTGGCGGTATTCAGGCTCTTGATCATTCTTACCCGGGACCATAGCCTAGCGGACGAATTCCTTTCCAGCGGTGGGCTACAGCACTTGCTTTCCGTGTTCAACGATCCCTCGAAGGAGATTAGCAACGGACAAATCCATTCACTCATCATTCTGAGACATATCATCGAGAGTCCACAGGTCTTAAAGCAAATAATGGCCAGTGAGGTCAAGAAAGCTTTTCCCAGTAACCGCAATCGGCCTATAGAAGTTGCCGCATTTGTGAACACATGTCGAGGGACTGCGCTCCGAGACCCAGAAGCATTTATTGAAACCGCAAAGCAGTATTGTGAGATGACAACACCCACTCGACCTGGATCCAGTCAAAACTACGTTGCGCTGACTGCTGCGGCATCGGGAGGAACTGACCAATCCCCTCCCGAAAGTAGCTCTGGACCGAAGACCGGACAGGACTTGGACGAACGTCTGATCCAGTATCTTGTGAACGAACTTCACCGCGCGGGACGGGTTGCTCTCGAAGCTCTTGCTGAAGACGCTACTCCATCGTCAATAACCAAACCCTCTCAGCCTGACGCTTCGGTGACTGCCGATGAGGCTCGAGCAACTACTCCTACTCCTGGGACTGCACCCACTCAAACTACTGAACCCGCCACGACGGTACCTCATTCCGACTatctatatgcgtgcttcCTTTTACAATGCCTTGCCGAGCTCCTTCTCTCGTACCCTTCCTGTAAACTCGCCTTTATTGCCGCTGGCAAGAAAAAGATGAGTACGCCCAGTCGCGACGGCAGTAAATCGAAGAGCACCATTCTATCGTTTTTGCTATCCGATCTGCTCTCCTTTGGGAAGATCTATGGGCAGCCTTCCGAAAAGGCTAAGCGTCGAATTGTCATGTCTCGATGCGCAATGGAAGTCGTCCTTGCTCTCTGCACATCGCCAATGTCCCAGCAGGCACCCACTGATCTCAAAGATCTTCCGAGTGACATTGTACATATTCGAAAAACCGTGCTGGAAACTCTGGGGAAAGCAATCAAGGATACATCGAATGTTGGTTCCATCGAAGCCCGCTATGGGCGGCTCATCTCTCATGCAGAGCTTTGCTCTCTGCTCCTGACACCCCAGCCAACAATATCCTCCAAGCCCGTCCAGGACGATGTCACCATCCATCTAGCCAAGATTATGCTCGAGAAGAATTTTGTTGGAACCCTTACCAGCGTGTTGGGGGAGCTCGATTTGAATTATCCTAACGTCAAGTCTCTCATCTCCGCAATTCTTCGTCCCCTGGAGTACCT TTCGAAAGTTGCCATTAAGATGGGTCGATCTGACAAGAGCAAAACATCACTTGCAGTTGATGAGGAATCCGAAACTTCGTCCAGCATGTCAGTcgatgatgatgaagaggaggaatCCGAAGTCGAAGCAGCTAACGATCTCTATCGCAATTCGGCACTCGGCAT GTTCAGCGGA GAAATGGAAGAACAATACCCTCAGGACGAGGAAATGGATGACAGTGAAGAAGAGGGTGAAGAGGTTGAAATGGAATTTGGGGATGAAGATACGGGCACGGATCTTTCCGATCAAACAAGTGacgatgaagaggatgacATCAATGCCGAAGGGGAGCTGGCCATCGccgaaggagatgaatgggaagatgaagacgaggagATGACAGATCCAGacgaggatgaggaagaagataCCGACGAGGAGAGCGAGGACGAAGCAGGTCTCACCTGGGATGGTGGTGTAACAGCCGCAGAAGCCATCGGGGAGCCCGGACCAGATGGCGAACTTGAGCGAGAAATGGACGATATGGCTG CGGTTGATCTTCAAGCAGCTCTTGAGGAAGACGGTGACGACGCCGAGCCAACCTCTGATGACGAAGAAAA CGCTCTGGAACAAGTTGATACGATCCCTGTAGGTGATGAAGACATGGCCCTGGACTGGGATGGACAACAGCCTGGTATGCAAATACTCAACGGCCGTGGCTTCTTTATGTCAACAGACGATGGACATCGGAGCCGCTTGATAG ACGATGGAGAGACCCTCTTTGGACGAAGTCGCGGAGTGGCGGCTGCACCGTCCCTGAGCGTTTCAAGCCACCCACTCTTGGAGAACCCAGAATCTATTCGTGCCAACAATCAAGCCACTTCACGTTCTTCGAGGCGATCGGCCCGTAGTGGTCCTCCAGCTGTTCGCGGTGCTTTCAATGAAATGCTCCAAGTCATTGACAACATGATTGGTGGTGAAGGTGCACAACTCATGCAGCATCTTCTCTCTCAGCATCCTGTACCCCCCGGCAGCACTCTTGACATTACGACAAATCCATCGGGCGGGGGAACTGCGATTATGGCCAGCCTCACCACCCAGCCTCACCGTCACAGTTCTTCACGACACGAGCGCCACGCCAACGAACCGCGCGAAGTTCCGGAGTTCTTGCCCATGGCCACGGCGCATAGATGGCAAGACGAAACAAATATCACCCATCATCGATTTACGAACGAGCGCCTTCGTAAAATTTCTGACCACCTAATTCTTGCATTGCTGCCCGCCTTCCGCGAGAAAGTGCGCAAAGAAAAGGAGGCTGAGAAGGAACGAGCGGAAATAGCCGAACGAGAACGCGAGGAAGCTGAACGtattgccaaggaggaagcCGAAAAGGCAAAGCAAGTTATACCTGAGCCTGCTACTGCGCCTGCTCCTGAAGAATCTGCTCCGGCACCAACGACTGAACCAGTTGCCCAGACCCCTCAGGCCGAAGACATCGTGATGGAGGAGTCTTCAACCGAATCCAAACCAGCAGATACAACCGGGACCCCTGCACCTGAAGCTTCGAGTGCTCAAATGGATGTCGATGCTCAACCATCAGGGTCGGGCTCCGGAGGTGAACCTCCAGCTACAACCAATTCGGAAGCGCCTCCTGAACCCCCTGCTGAGCCACAGCGTGTAATTGTGCACATCCATGGTAATGAGGTTGATATTACCGATACAGGCATAGATCCTACGTTCTTGGAAGCATTACCTGATGATATGCGCGAAGAGGTCTCAACCAGCAT TGCCGAGTTTTTGGACGCCCTCCCTCCGGATATTCGTGCGGAGATTTTGATGCAGGAGAGTGCGGAGCAAGCCCGGATGGAGCGTGCGCGTGCACGAGCTGCTGAACAAACGGCTGCTGGTGGACCTTCCGATATTGACCCAGCGAGCTTTTTGGCCAGTCTAGACCCTCAACTACGACAAGCTGTTCTCCTGGAACAAGACGATGGTTTCTTACAAACTCTACCTTCAGCTATGATCGCCGAAGCGACTTCCATGAGAGAGGTTTTTTCCGGCCGAAGATATACGGGTGGTGCATCACGCGGTACGACTTCGGGCACCCGCCATGAACCACCTGCGCCTCGTAAGCCGGCTGCACCTCGTGACTCGATTCAACTTCTCGACAAGAATGGAATCTCCGCCCTCGTGAGACTATTATTCTTCCCCCAGTTCCCGCCTCGCAAGAGTAATTTGCACAAAATTTTGGTCAATCTCTGCGAGAACTCGAAGACACGGGAGGATTTGTTCGTGCTCCTACTTGGAATTCTCCAGGATGGAACCGCCGATGTTGCTACTGTCGATCAAAGTTTCTCTCAGATGTCGGTTGCCAAGGCCTCCACATCTCCCACAAAATCCATCAAATCCACCTCCGTATCACAAGAACCCAATCCACTGTTTGCACATCTCAACGGAGAGAACATTCCTAACCTGGTGGCACAACGGTGCCTCGATACATTGGGCCTGATTGTCCAGGCCAACGAGCGCTCGCCGTTATACTTTTTGACAGAACATGAGCTACCCGCCGGAATGAAGCGTGTCCCGTCATCtcgcaagggcaagggcaaggagAAACATGCGCCACAGACTCATTTCCCGGTTGTTCAACTACTCGGACTACTTGACCGGCCAAACATACTCAATTCACCGGCAATGCTCGACTCTATTGCGTCCCTGCTCGCTTCTATCACCAAACCCCTTTCATCACTCAAGACTGCCCCACAGACGCAGACGCAGGCAACAGAGTCAGTCTCAGCCCCAACGCCGGCACCCACAGCGGAGAACGCCCCGACCGATTTGTCATCTGCCCCCACAACCGGCTCGACCGATAACAAGCCTAGCGATCAAACCG CCACCAAAGAGCCTAGCGAAGAAACGCCCGAATCTATCTTGCGCACGCATCCACCCCAGATCCCTCACCACAACTTCCGGCTTATCGTCAATATCCTTACCGCAGGAGAAGTGTCAGGCAAGACGTTTACGAATACACTCGGCCAGATCCAACACGTTTCTGCCCTATCGGGTGCGCGTGATGTAATTGCCTCTGAActcaagtccaaggcacaAGAGTTTGGGATGATACTGTACAACGATTTGGACGACCTTGCGAAAGCACTCGAAGAAGCCGAAGCGAGCAAAGATGTCCGAGGACCCGCTATCGCCAAATTCTCATCTGCCTCTTCTGATCAAGCCAAGCTGTTACGTATTCTCAAGATGATTGACCTCATGTATGCGCCAAAGGAGGGCCAGGACAACGAACCAAGCAGTGCGGACGAAGAAAAAGTGGCCGCGATATACGAGGACTTTAGGTTCCAAGGATTGTGGCGAAGACTGGGTGACTGCCTGGCTGTTGTGGAGCAAAAACCTGATCTGGAACACATTGCCACGGTGCTACTGCCCCTCATCGAAGCGCTGATGGTTGTCTGCAAACATGTCAAACCACAATCAACGGGTGGGCGCTCGCACTCGCAATCGTTATCCCAATCACAGCGGGCCCTGATGTCACCCCTTTCTCCGTCTACGCCCCGAGTCTCGGCGAGCGACTTGTTTGTCGAGTTTACCGACGCGCACCGCAAGGTTCTCAATCTGATGGTCGAAACAATCCGTCGCTCATGGGTG CTCCGCAAGCGCTCGCGCGACGCTCCTCATGGCACGCTTCAACTCAACTTGCGCCGCCCCCACGTGTTTGAGGATAGCTTCCAGAATCTGCAGCGCAAGACGGGCGAACAGATCAAATACGGCAAACTAAGTGTGCGGTTCTACAACGAAGAAGGCGTCGACGCAGGAGGTGTTACACGCGAATGGTTCCAAATTCTGGCGCGGCAAATGTTCAACCCGGATTATGCGCTATTCCAGCCGTGTGCGGCGGATAAGTTGACGTTCCAGCCTAACCGCGCGTCGATGGTGAACCCGGAGCATCTGTCGTTCTTCAAGTTTGTTGGGCGCGTTATCGGCAAGGCGATTTACGACGGACGCCTGATGGATGCTCACTTTGCACGGTCGCTCTATCGTCAAATTTTGGGCAAGCCGGTGGACTATCGTGACGTCGAGTGGGTTGATCCTGATTACTACAAGTCCCTGATCTGGATTTTGGAAAACGATCCGACGGTGTTGGAAACCACGTTTACAGTCGAGGCCGAAGAA TTTGGTGTACACAAGGTCGTGCCGCTCAAGGAAAATGGAGACAAGACTGTCGTGACAGAAGAGAACAAGAAGGAGTTTGTGCAGTTGTCGGCTCAGTACCGACTCTACACGTCCATCAAGGACCAAATCGAGGCGCTCCTGGCTGGATTCTACGATATCATCCCCAAGGAACTGATTTCCATC TTTAACGAGCAAGAGCTTGAACTCCTAATCTCGGGAACGCCAGATATTGACATTGATGAATGGCGCGCCGCCACGGACTACAACGGGTACAGTCCGAGTGACCCAGCGATCGTGTGGTGGTGGCGTGCGCTCAAGTCGTTTGACCGCGAGGAGCGAGCCAAGGTGTTGAGCTTTGCGACCGGCACGTCCCGCGTGCCACTGGAAGGGTTCAAAGACTTGCAGGGCGTCCAGGGGACGCAGCGATTCTCGATCCATCGCGCATATGGGGAGTCGGACCGTCTGCCACAGGCGCATACTTGTTTCAACCAGA TCGACCTTCCGCAATATTCATCGTATGAGAAACTGAGGACGCAGCTGTTGTTGGCGATCAACGAGGGAGGAGAGGGATTCGGATTTGCATGA